The following proteins come from a genomic window of Anabas testudineus chromosome 3, fAnaTes1.2, whole genome shotgun sequence:
- the LOC113174403 gene encoding arylamine N-acetyltransferase, pineal gland isozyme NAT-10-like: protein MNLEEYFSRISFHGSCNNLDLATLKLLHKQHVMSIPFENLSVHCGERITMDLEVIFNKIVRSSRGGWCLENNFLFGWVLRQMGYDTVMLGSRVFHSATNDFNPSDTHLINKVVIDGKAYITDVSFGVSSQLWEPLELVSGKDQPQAAGAFRLIDKGDHWVLEKTGRKPKVVNPEFAKSRLVNREQTKPIYCFSLVPREAHYFFEKCSSLQTDPKSLFTNKSICSLQTPTGFRALLGWTYSEVTYKPEEGVDVLDMRDIPDDEIDQILREKFNIKLQNKLQPVNKTPCYTL, encoded by the coding sequence ATGAATTTGGAGGAGTACTTCAGTAGAATCAGTTTCCATGGCTCATGCAATAATCTGGATCTTGcaacactgaagctgctccacAAACAGCATGTCATGTCAATTCCATTTGAAAACCTCAGCGTTCACTGTGGGGAGAGGATCACCATGGACCTGGAGGTCATCTTCAATAAGATAGTGAGGAGCAGTCGTGGAGGCTGGTGCTTGGAGAACAACTTTCTGTTTGGCTGGGTGCTGCGACAAATGGGCTACGACACTGTGATGCTGGGCTCCAGAGTTTTCCACAGTGCCACAAATGACTTTAACCCCAGTGACACTCACCTCATCAACAAGGTGGTCATTGATGGAAAGGCTTACATAACAGATGTGAGCTTTGGAGTGTCTTCCCAGTTGTGGGAGCCCCTGGAGCTGGTCTCTGGAAAGGACCAACCTCAGGCAGCCGGGGCCTTTCGTCTCATTGACAAGGGGGACCACTGGGTGCTGGAGAAGACTGGTAGAAAGCCAAAAGTTGTCAATCCAGAATTTGCCAAATCACGTCTGGTGAACAGGGAGCAAACAAAACCAATCTACTGCTTCTCCTTGGTGCCTCGTGAGGCCCATTATTTCTTTGAAAAGTGCAGCTCACTTCAGACAGATCCCAAGTCACTGTTCACCAATAAGTCCATCTGCTCTTTGCAGACACCGACAGGGTTCAGAGCACTGCTTGGCTGGACCTACAGCGAGGTCACGTACAAACCAGAGGAAGGGGTTGATGTCTTAGACATGAGGGACATACCAGATGATGAAATAGATCAAATCCTGAGGGAGAAGTTCAATAtaaagctgcagaacaaactGCAGCCTGTAAATAAAACACCGTGCTAC